One Cryptomeria japonica chromosome 9, Sugi_1.0, whole genome shotgun sequence genomic window carries:
- the LOC131075918 gene encoding uncharacterized protein LOC131075918, whose protein sequence is MAKRRLWEDISLRLEEVRPSLAIVAGEFNATLSFLDKREGVRRLCRSQSDFQSFVNDNALFEVAAKGGNFTWTNRRRGFSNIAEKLDRFFLKDGVPIQCPFKVEKMWLRELGFRDGVIGWWKEAPVLEGFLAFLFFKKLSFVKQKLKSWNREVFGNIFNEKRRLEGDLGALNAKVLAEGMDEVDYLMEKDLLSKYGKVLQREEIYWKQKSRENWLKVDDRNTKFFHSLVKARRSLNRIISL, encoded by the exons ATGGCAAAGCGTAGGTTATGGGAGGATATTTCTTTGCGTTTAGAGGAGGTGAGGCCATCTTTAGCTATTGTTGCTGGGGAATTCAATGCCACCCTTTCTTTCTTAGATAAGCGTGAAGGGGTGAGGAGGTTGTGTAGGTCGCAATCGGACTTTCAGTCTTTTGTGAATGATAATGCTCTGTTTGAAGTGGCAGCTAAAGGTGGGAATTTTACTTGGACCAATAGACGAAGGGGATTTTCCAACATTGCAGAGAAACTAGATAGATTCTTCCTT AAAGATGGAGTACCAATCCAGTGTCCTTTCAAGGTGGAAAAGATGTGGTTAAGAGAATTGGGTTTTAGAGATGGTGTTATTGGGTGGTGGAAGGAGGCTCCAGTGCTGGAAGGTTTCTTGGCCTTTCTGTTTTTCAAGAAGCTTAGctttgtgaaacaaaaattaaaatctTGGAACAGGGAGGTGTTTGGCAATATCTTTAATGAAAAGAGAAGGCTAGAAGGAGATTTGGGAGCTTTGAATGCGAAAGTCTTGGCAGAAGGGATGGATGAAGTGGACTACCTCATGGAGAAAGATCTTCTTAGCAAATATGGAAAAGTTTTGCAGAGGGAGGAGATTTACTGGAAACAGAAGTCGCGTGAGAACTGGCTTAAAGTCGATGATAGAAACACGAAATTCTTCCACAGTTTGGTGAAAGCAAGGCGAAGCCTCAATAGAATTATCTCCCTGTGA